The Flavivirga eckloniae genomic interval TTGTCATTATAAAACCCTAGATTTATAGTATACGTTTCTTGATTTAGCAAAGCGTTTATATTATCATTGGTAAGTCTGTTACCGTCAATACCATAAAAAATGTCACCACGTTTTAGGTTATTATTATCGGCAGGGCTATTGGGTAAAACCAGACGAATAGCACAAAACCCTTCTGTACTACTGTTTGGTGTCGCAAAAAAACCGAACTCCATACCGTTAGTACCTGTGATGCCTTGGAATTGACGTTCTAATTCAAAATAATCATCAACGATCCAGCTAAACCTGTCTACTGTTTTTCTTTCATATATTAAACTTTCAAATAAGTCTTGAGGTTTGGTAAAATCCTCTAGGTAATTGGTGTAATCTTCATCAGATGAAAACCTATTATTAGCAAGATTAGGTACATTTTGCTTATAGAGGTAAAGAGCATTCATTCCTTTCCAAACAAAATCGTTTATTTCGCTCGTCGTAACCGTAGTGATATCGTCACCATCATCATAACAACCCGTTATTAAAAGAGTTAGTATGAGTAATAGGGTTAGGGCTTTTAAATTTTTCATAGCTGTTTTTTATAAGCGTTTAGTCTTTAAAACCCTAAATTTACTTACATTATTGTATAATAAAAAAAATATTGTAACAAATCTGGAAGTGGTTCGTCGTAATATCAAATAGCAGTAATAAGCTGTTTTTAACTAAACTAAACCAATAATGACTCAAGTAGAGTTTTTAAATATTGTAATGCCTTTTAAAGATAAAGTTTTTCGTTTAGCAAAGCGATTACTTGTATCTACAGAGGAAGCTGAGGATGCAACACAGGAGGTTTTGTTAAAGTTGTGGAACAATAAAAAGAAGATGCAGGAGTATAAAAATGTGGAGGCTTTTTCTATGACAATGACCAAGAATTTTTGTTTTGATAAGTTAAAATCGAAACAAGCACAGAATTTAAAAATTGTGCATAGTAATTATGAAGATGGTAATACATCGTTGCAAAAACAGGTTGAATTAAATGATAGCGTAGATTGGGTTTCGAAAATTATAGAAGAACTGCCCGAACAACAACGCATGATTATTCAACTACGAGATATAGAAGAATACGATTATGATGAGATTGCAAAAATGCTGGATATGAATAATACGGCAGTCCGTGTAAACTTATCGAGAGCAAGAAAAACAATAAGAGAAAAATTAACTAATACACATAATTATGGTATTAAATAATATAGAAGACTTACTGGAAAAGTATGAGAACGGTGAAACAACACTAAAGGAAGAGCAGCAGTTAAAACACTATTTTTCACAAGAGACTGTAGCGCCACATTTAGAAATGTATAAACCCATGTTTGCATATTTTTTGGTAAACCAACAAGAACAATTTACTAAAGACATACCATTAAAAACTAGACGTAAATTTAATTACAAATGGGTTTCTGTTGCTGCGGTAGCTGTTCTTATGTTAGGGTTTTATTTAAATCAAACTGGTCCTATTGACACGTGTCAAGAAGATGTAATGGGAACATTTTGTGAACCCGAAGAAGCGTTTAACGAAGTATCAAAATCGTTGGCCATGATTTCAAGTCATTTTAACAAAGGTACACAGGCTATTAGCTACCTTGATGAAATGGATGCAGGAACTTCTACAATAGGTTACCTTAATGAAATCGAAAACACAACAAGTATAATTTTTAAGAATTAAAAAAAAATAAGAAAATGAAAACAATAATAAATTTTAATAAAGGAAAGATGAATAAGAAAGTAATTGTATTTATTCTGGCACTAATGTTAGTACCATTAACAGGAATAGCACAAAATATTTTTGATAAATATAACGATAACTCAGATGTTACTTATGTGTCTATTAAACCTAAAATGTTTCAAATGATTGCTAAAGCTGGCATTGATACGAGCGACCCAGAAGCAAGAGCGTTTATGGATATGGTAAAAAGTATTACCAGCTTTAAAACTATAGTAACAGATAAAAAAGAAATATCGTTAGATATTCAGAAATGGGTGAAATCACGCTCTAGTTCTCTAGAAGAATTAATGGAAGTAAAAGATGATGGTACCGAAGTGAAGTTTTATGTAAAAGAAGGTAAAGATGCAGATCATGTAAAAGAACTTTTAATCTTTGTAAATGGTATCGATAAAGCCATGAAAGGACAAGGTATTGATATTAATGGTGAGAATAGAAAAATAGAAACAGTAGTGGTATCACTAACAGGTGATATAGATTTAAATGAAATTTCTAAGCTTACCGATAAAATGAATATTCCAGGAGGAAAGCATTTAGAAAAAAAGAAGTAAAAGATAATCATCAATCAAGAAACAAATATGAGGCTGTGTGAAAATTAATGTATTTTGTCATTCAGAGCAACCTGTGCTGAGCGTAGTCGAAGCAAGCGAAGAATCTAATACATAAATCAAAAGATGATTCCCTGCCTGTATTAAACAGGCAGGTTTATTTCATTTTTACACAGCCTTATATTAATTACACTTGCCCTAACGGACAGGTCTTACATCAAAAAACGAACAAATCAAAAAATCAAATGAAACGAACAATCCAAAGTGTGCTTTGCCTTTTATTTATTACCACCATTTTAGTGAGTTGTGGAGATAGTGCAAGCTTGCAGCGTTATTTTGTAGATAATCAGGAGTCAAGTAATTTTATATCGCAGGATATACCTATATCTATGATAAAGCTGGACAAATCTAATTTTACGGAAGAGCAAAACGATGCCTATAATTCGGTAAAACGACTAAACTTTTTAGCCTATAAAACATCCGAAACAGATACAGACATAATATATAAAGAAGAATTAGCTACGGTTAAAACTATTTTAAATGATAGCAAGTACACCGATCTTATGGAATTTAGCGATAAAGGAAGAAAAATTATTGTTAAGTATATAGGTACAGATGATGAAGCCGACGAAGTCGTTGTTTTTGGAAGTGCTAAAGAATTAGGTTTCGGTATCGTTCGTGTTTTGGGGGATGATATGAGCCCAGATAAAATGGCGACACTATTTACGGCATTACAAGGTGCCAATGTAGACGAAAGTCAAGTACAAGATATTATGAATTTCTTTAAATAATTTATAGTAATGTTAATATAAAAAAAGGAATAAGGTTGTTAAAACACAGTGTATAACACACAAATACTTTTAAGTACTTTGTTCTTTTAAAGATTTTCATCCCTACTACAAATGTAGGAAACTAAAGAGGCTGTTTGAAAATTGTCATTCAGAGCGTAGCGAAGAATCTCTTACTTAGGTGATAGATTGCCACAGTCGTACCTCCTTCGCAATGACACTAAATTTGAATTTTCAAACAGCCTCTTTTTATGTTAAATCATTTTGGTTTTCTATATCTTTTTCTGTCTTTTCCTTCGGGTTTAGGTTTACATAAAGTAGGTTTGCAACAATAGCAGAAAATATAAGTGTGAGAATTGTTAAAACAATAAAATTCTTTAAGATATCTAAAATACCGGCAGCAAATACACCGCCAGCCATAAGACCACAAAGTAATAAAGACTGTTTATCGTTTAACATATTTTCAAATTCCTGTATAATTGCTAGGAGTAATACGTTTTAATTCTTCTTTTATTGTATCCGATACATCTAAAGTGTCAATAAAATTTGAAATAGAGTCTTGATTTATAGTAGCGTTAGTTCTGGTTAAACCTTTTAAAGCTTCATATGGGTTAGGATATGCTTCACGACGAAGAATAGTTTGAATGGCTTCTGCAACAACTGCCCAGTTATTTTCTAAATCTTCTGCAAATTTAGATTCGTTTAGAAGTAATTTATCCAGACCTTTTAAAGTAGATTTAAAACCAATAAGGGTATGGCCGAAAGGCACGCCTACATTACGTAAAACAGTACTATCGGTTAAATCGCGCTGTAATCTGGACACAGGAAGTTTTGCAGATAAGTGTTCGAAAATAGCATTCGCAATACCTAAATTACCTTCACTATTTTCAAAATCGATAGGATTCACTTTATGTGGCATGGCAGAACTACCAACTTCGCCAGCTTTAATTTTTTGTTTAAAATAATCCATGGAAACGTAAGTCCAAACGTCTCTGTCCAAATCAATTATAATCGTGTTGATGCGCTTTAACGTATCGAATAAGGCAGCCATGTGGTCGTAATGTTCTATTTGAGTTGTTGGAAATGAATGGTGTAACCCTAGTTTTTCCTGTACAAATTTAGAACCAAATGCTTTCCAGTCTATGTTTGGATAAGCCACATGATGTGCATTAAAATTACCAGTAGCACCACCAAATTTAG includes:
- a CDS encoding DUF4252 domain-containing protein; the encoded protein is MKTIINFNKGKMNKKVIVFILALMLVPLTGIAQNIFDKYNDNSDVTYVSIKPKMFQMIAKAGIDTSDPEARAFMDMVKSITSFKTIVTDKKEISLDIQKWVKSRSSSLEELMEVKDDGTEVKFYVKEGKDADHVKELLIFVNGIDKAMKGQGIDINGENRKIETVVVSLTGDIDLNEISKLTDKMNIPGGKHLEKKK
- a CDS encoding DUF4252 domain-containing protein, whose protein sequence is MKRTIQSVLCLLFITTILVSCGDSASLQRYFVDNQESSNFISQDIPISMIKLDKSNFTEEQNDAYNSVKRLNFLAYKTSETDTDIIYKEELATVKTILNDSKYTDLMEFSDKGRKIIVKYIGTDDEADEVVVFGSAKELGFGIVRVLGDDMSPDKMATLFTALQGANVDESQVQDIMNFFK
- a CDS encoding RNA polymerase sigma factor — protein: MTQVEFLNIVMPFKDKVFRLAKRLLVSTEEAEDATQEVLLKLWNNKKKMQEYKNVEAFSMTMTKNFCFDKLKSKQAQNLKIVHSNYEDGNTSLQKQVELNDSVDWVSKIIEELPEQQRMIIQLRDIEEYDYDEIAKMLDMNNTAVRVNLSRARKTIREKLTNTHNYGIK
- the purB gene encoding adenylosuccinate lyase yields the protein MSLSPLNAISPIDGRYRSKVNELAPYFSEEALIKYRVLVEIEYFIALCEIPLPQLKDIDTAIFDDLRNIYKDFSEADALAIKKIESVTNHDVKAVEYFIKEKFDALNLSQYKEFIHFGLTSQDINNTAIPLSIKEATNDVYIPEYLNVLNKLKTLTKDWAAISMLARTHGQPASPTRLGKEIQVFVTRLEEQFNLLNDIPSAAKFGGATGNFNAHHVAYPNIDWKAFGSKFVQEKLGLHHSFPTTQIEHYDHMAALFDTLKRINTIIIDLDRDVWTYVSMDYFKQKIKAGEVGSSAMPHKVNPIDFENSEGNLGIANAIFEHLSAKLPVSRLQRDLTDSTVLRNVGVPFGHTLIGFKSTLKGLDKLLLNESKFAEDLENNWAVVAEAIQTILRREAYPNPYEALKGLTRTNATINQDSISNFIDTLDVSDTIKEELKRITPSNYTGI